The following coding sequences lie in one Hypanus sabinus isolate sHypSab1 chromosome 20, sHypSab1.hap1, whole genome shotgun sequence genomic window:
- the hscb gene encoding iron-sulfur cluster co-chaperone protein HscB isoform X1 — protein MPGRRELRWGMLLRVALRAALSPVPSGGRCRALSRCAPPAGRWPRGAEPRGRPVWAAARHSLRLYSAACWRCGAAPGPPGFFCPSCRALQPADRRLDYFQLLGLPRRYRLDTERLQESHRRLLRALHPDNFGQSTEAERRYSEEQSALVNEAYAALLRPLSRGLYLLQLELPGEPVAAEAEAEADPAFLSAVLELNERLAEAESQADIRRVATSVEERLLELDEQVVRAFEQSRPRDARPLLQRMKYWNSIRERVKERLLPR, from the coding sequence ATGCCGGGCCGGCGTGAGCTCCGCTGGGGAATGCTGCTTCGCGTAGCGCTGCGTGCGGCCCTTTCGCCGGTACCGAGCGGTGGGCGGTGCCGAGCGCTGTCCCGTTGCGCCCCGCCAGCCGGGAGGTGGCCGCGGGGAGCCGAGCCCCGCGGCCGGCCGGTCTGGGCCGCCGCCCGACACAGCCTGCGCCTCTACTCCGCTGCGTGCTGGCGCTGCGGAGCTGCCCCCGGGCCTCCAGGTTTCTTCTGCCCGTCCTGCCGGGCGCTGCAACCCGCCGACCGGCGGCTGGACTACTTCCAGTTGCTGGGTCTCCCGCGGCGCTATCGCCTGGACACCGAGCGGCTGCAGGAATCGCACCGGCGGCTCCTGCGCGCCCTGCATCCGGACAACTTCGGGCAGAGCACCGAGGCCGAGCGCCGCTACTCGGAGGAGCAGTCGGCGCTGGTCAACGAGGCGTACGCCGCCCTGCTCCGGCCTCTGTCCCGAGGTCTCTACCTACTGCAGCTGGAGCTGCCCGGCGAGCCGGTGGCGGCGGAGGCCGAGGCCGAGGCCGACCCCGCCTTCTTGAGCGCCGTGTTGGAGCTGAACGAGCGGCTGGCCGAGGCTGAGAGCCAGGCCGACATCCGCCGTGTGGCCACGTCGGTGGAAGAGCGGCTGCTGGAGCTGGACGAGCAGGTGGTGCGGGCTTTCGAGCAGAGTCGCCCGCGGGACGCCCGCCCGCTGCTGCAGCGGATGAAGTACTGGAACAGtatcagagagagagtgaaggagCGACTGCTGCCCCGCTGA
- the hscb gene encoding iron-sulfur cluster co-chaperone protein HscB isoform X2: MPGRRELRWGMLLRVALRAALSPVPSGGRWPRGAEPRGRPVWAAARHSLRLYSAACWRCGAAPGPPGFFCPSCRALQPADRRLDYFQLLGLPRRYRLDTERLQESHRRLLRALHPDNFGQSTEAERRYSEEQSALVNEAYAALLRPLSRGLYLLQLELPGEPVAAEAEAEADPAFLSAVLELNERLAEAESQADIRRVATSVEERLLELDEQVVRAFEQSRPRDARPLLQRMKYWNSIRERVKERLLPR, from the exons ATGCCGGGCCGGCGTGAGCTCCGCTGGGGAATGCTGCTTCGCGTAGCGCTGCGTGCGGCCCTTTCGCCGGTACCGAGCGGTGGGCG GTGGCCGCGGGGAGCCGAGCCCCGCGGCCGGCCGGTCTGGGCCGCCGCCCGACACAGCCTGCGCCTCTACTCCGCTGCGTGCTGGCGCTGCGGAGCTGCCCCCGGGCCTCCAGGTTTCTTCTGCCCGTCCTGCCGGGCGCTGCAACCCGCCGACCGGCGGCTGGACTACTTCCAGTTGCTGGGTCTCCCGCGGCGCTATCGCCTGGACACCGAGCGGCTGCAGGAATCGCACCGGCGGCTCCTGCGCGCCCTGCATCCGGACAACTTCGGGCAGAGCACCGAGGCCGAGCGCCGCTACTCGGAGGAGCAGTCGGCGCTGGTCAACGAGGCGTACGCCGCCCTGCTCCGGCCTCTGTCCCGAGGTCTCTACCTACTGCAGCTGGAGCTGCCCGGCGAGCCGGTGGCGGCGGAGGCCGAGGCCGAGGCCGACCCCGCCTTCTTGAGCGCCGTGTTGGAGCTGAACGAGCGGCTGGCCGAGGCTGAGAGCCAGGCCGACATCCGCCGTGTGGCCACGTCGGTGGAAGAGCGGCTGCTGGAGCTGGACGAGCAGGTGGTGCGGGCTTTCGAGCAGAGTCGCCCGCGGGACGCCCGCCCGCTGCTGCAGCGGATGAAGTACTGGAACAGtatcagagagagagtgaaggagCGACTGCTGCCCCGCTGA